A single region of the Brachypodium distachyon strain Bd21 chromosome 3, Brachypodium_distachyon_v3.0, whole genome shotgun sequence genome encodes:
- the LOC100829500 gene encoding WAT1-related protein At1g44800 yields the protein MGVGRVLNDVKPYLAMVLLQVGFAGMYVVAVASLKGGMSHFVLVVYRNLVATAVMAPFALYFERGQRPPMTIKVFLKIMGLAFLEPVLDQNLYFMGAKLTSASFASALINILPAVTFVLALILRMEKVRLRSLHSQAKIAGTVLTVAGAVLMILYHGPAVQFPWTKGRAGAANHGAGQGQGQGAGWLSGTIMTIAACVAWACFFVLQSSTLQSYPAELSLTVLICAVGSLMSGSVALVAERGNTQAWVIGFDTRLFTAVYAGIVCSGVAYYVQGIVSRQRGPVFVTAFNPLCMIITSVMGSIILKEEITLGSVIGAAIIVAGLYFLIWGKSKDEVSQVPVKGAGELPLTSEISQVSAKGAGEPPLTSVTTDNKGKQEIGNGGHVFDVKKPAAANGLRY from the exons ATGGGTGTGGGGAGAGTTTTGAACGACGTGAAGCCGTACCTGGCGATGGTGCTGCTGCAGGTGGGGTTCGCGGGGATGTATGTGGTGGCCGTGGCGTCGCTCAAGGGCGGGATGAGCCACTTCGTGCTCGTCGTCTACCGGAAcctcgtcgccaccgccgtcaTGGCGCCCTTCGCACTCTATTTCGAGAG GGGACAGAGGCCGCCGATGACAATCAAAGTCTTCCTCAAGATCATGGGGCTCGCATTCCTCGA GCCTGTGCTTGACCAGAACCTCTACTTCATGGGCGCCAAGCTAACCTCAGCGAGCTTCGCATCAGCGCTAATCAACATCCTCCCAGCAGTGACCTTCGTGCTGGCCCTGATCCTGCGCATGGAGAAAGTGCGGCTCCGGAGCCTGCACAGCCAGGCCAAGATCGCGGGCACGGTGCTCACGGTGGCCGGGGCCGTGCTCATGATCCTCTACCACGGGCCGGCGGTCCAGTTCCCGTGGACCAAGGGCCGGGCCGGCGCGGCCAACCACGGCGCGGGCCAGGGCCAGGGCCAGGGCGCAGGGTGGCTGAGCGGCACCATCATGACCATCGCGGCCTGCGTCGCCTGGGCCTGCTTCTTCGTGCTCCAGTCCAGCACGCTCCAGAGCTACCCCGCCGAGCTGTCACTGACGGTGCTCATCTGCGCCGTCGGGTCGCTGATGAGCGGCTCCGTCGCGCTCGTCGCCGAGAGGGGGAACACGCAGGCCTGGGTCATCGGCTTCGACACCCGCCTCTTCACCGCCGTCTACGCC GGCATAGTGTGCTCCGGCGTGGCCTACTACGTGCAGGGGATCGTGTCGAGGCAGAGGGGGCCGGTGTTCGTCACGGCATTCAACCCGCTCTGCATGATCATAACCTCCGTCATGGGTTCCATCATCCTCAAGGAGGAGATCACTCTTGGAAG TGTGATAGGTGCAGCGATCATCGTGGCGGGCCTCTACTTCCTCATCTGGGGCAAGAGCAAGGACGAGGTCAGCCAAGTGCCCGTCAAGGGCGCCGGGGAGCTGCCGTTAACCTCTGAGATCAGCCAAGTGTCCGCCAAGGGTGCCGGCGAGCCGCCGTTAACCTCGGTGACGACCGACAATAAGGGCAAGCAAGAGATCGGCAACGGCGGCCATGTCTTCGACGTCAAGAAGCCGGCGGCAGCAAATGGCCTGCGCTACTAG